A part of Numenius arquata chromosome 2, bNumArq3.hap1.1, whole genome shotgun sequence genomic DNA contains:
- the RPL3 gene encoding large ribosomal subunit protein uL3: MSHRKFSAPRHGSLGFLPRKRSSRHRGKVKSFPKDDPSKPVHLTAFLGYKAGMTHIVREVDRPGSKVNKKEVVEAVTIVETPPMVIVGIVGYVQTPRGLRSFKTIFAEHISDECKRRFYKNWHKSKKKAFTKYCKKWQDEEGKKQLEKDFNSMKKYCQVIRVMAHTQMRLLPLRQKKSHLMEIQVNGGTVAEKVDWAREKLEQQVPVSSVFGQDEMIDVIGVTKGKGYKGVTSRWHTKKLPRKTHRGLRKVACIGAWHPARVAFSVARAGQKGYHHRTEINKKIYKIGQGYQIKDGKLIKNNASTDYDLSDKSINPLGGFVHYGEVTNDFIMLKGCVVGTKKRVLTLRKSLLVQTKRRALEKIDLKFIDTTSKFGHGRFQTAEEKKAFMGPLKKDRIAKEETA; the protein is encoded by the exons ATG tCTCATCGCAAGTTCTCGGCTCCGAGGCATGGGTCTCTGGGCTTCCTGCCCCGCAAGCGCAGTAGCAGGCACAGGGGCAAGGTGAAGAGCTTTCCCAAGGATGACCCCAGCAAGCCTGTCCATCTCACTGCCTTTTTGGGGTACAAAGCTGGCATGACCCACATCGTCCGTGAAGTCGACAGACCTGGATCCA AGGTGAACAAGAAGGAGGTGGTCGAGGCGGTCACTATAGTGGAGACTCCTCCCATGGTCATTGTGGGCATCGTGGGGTATGTGCAGACTCCTCGTGGTCTCCGCAGCTTCAAGACCATCTTTGCTGAGCACATCAGCGATGAGTGTAAGCGTCGCTTCTACAAGAACTG GCACAAGTCCAAGAAGAAGGCCTTCACCAAATACTGCAAGAAATGGCAAGATGAGGAAGGCAAAAAGCAGTTGGAGAAAGATTTCAATAGCATGAAGAAATACTGCCAGGTTATTAGAGTCATGGCTCACACTCAG ATGCGTTTGCTTCCCCTGAGACAGAAGAAGTCTCACCTGATGGAGATCCAGGTGAATGGTGGCACTGTTGCTGAGAAAGTTGATTGGGCACGGGAGAAGCTGGAACAGCAGGTGCCTGTGTCATCTGTTTTTGGCCAGGATGAGATGATAGATGTCATTGGAGTCACCAAGGGCAAGGGATATAAAG GTGTTACCAGCCGTTGGCACACCAAAAAGCTGCCCCGCAAGACTCACAGGGGTCTGCGCAAAGTGGCCTGTATTGGTGCATGGCACCCTGCTCGTGTGGCTTTCTCTGTGGCCCGGGCTGGTCAGAAGGGATATCACCATCGGACTGAAATCAATAAGAAG ATCTACAAGATTGGCCAGGGTTACCAAATCAAGGATGGAAAGCTGATCAAAAACAATGCATCAACTGATTATGACTTGTCTGACAAGAGCATCAACCCTCTG GGAGGCTTTGTCCACTATGGTGAGGTGACCAATGACTTCATCATGCTGAAAGGCTGTGTTGTTGGGACCAAGAAGAGGGTCCTAACCCTGCGCAAG TCCCTGCTTGTGCAGACCAAGCGCCGGGCCCTGGAGAAGATTGActtgaagttcattgacacaacCTCCAAATTTGGGCATGGCCGCTTCCAGACAGCTGAAGAGAAGAAGGCTTTCATG ggaccACTCAAGAAAGATCGTATTGCAAAAGAGGAGACAGCTTAA